TATGCGGTGCCCGGCGGCGCCAGCCTCGAGGCGCTCGGCGCCGCGGTGCACGACGTCGCGCATGCCGCGCCCGTGACGGGCGCGGCGATCACCGCCTACGATCCGGCCGTCGATCCCGACGGCCGGACCGCGACGGCCGCGGTGTCGCTGGCCACCGCCCTGGTCGCCGCCGTCGCCGACCGCTGGACCTGGGACGCGGTCAGCGCTGCGGTGAAGCTGTGAACACGGTCGTGACGGCGCTTGCGATTTCTGCCATTGTGCGGTGCAAAGAAAGTGGCCTTGCCGCCGCCCGGACCCTACGTCGACCGCCATGCTGAAGGCCCGTGTCATCCCCTGCCTCGACGTCAAGGACGGCCGTGTCGTCAAGGGCGTCAACTTCGTCGACCTCGTCGATGCCGGCGATCCCGTCGCCTGCGCCAGGGCCTATGACGCGGCGGGTGCGGACGAGCTGTGCTTCCTCGACATCAACGCCACCCACGAGAATCGCGGCACCATGTTCGACGTGGTGCGGCGCACGGCGGAGGCCTGCTTCATGCCGCTCACCGTCGGCGGCGGCGTGCGCACGGTCGAGGACATCCGCAACCTCCTGCTGGCGGGCGCCGACAAGGTGTCGATCAACTCGGCCGCGGTGGCGCGTCGGGGCTTCGTCGGCGAGGCGGCGGAAAAGTTCGGCCAGCAATGCATCGTGGTGGCGATCGACGCCAAGAAGGTCTCGGCCGCGGGCGAGCCGGACCGCTGGGAGATCTTCACCCATGGCGGCCGCCGGCCGACCGGCATCGACGCCCTCGAATTCGCCGGCGAGGTGGTGGCGCTCGGCGCCGGCGAGATCCTGCTCACCTCCATGGATCGCGACGGCACCAAGGCCGGCTTCGAC
This portion of the Labrys wisconsinensis genome encodes:
- the hisF gene encoding imidazole glycerol phosphate synthase subunit HisF, which translates into the protein MLKARVIPCLDVKDGRVVKGVNFVDLVDAGDPVACARAYDAAGADELCFLDINATHENRGTMFDVVRRTAEACFMPLTVGGGVRTVEDIRNLLLAGADKVSINSAAVARRGFVGEAAEKFGQQCIVVAIDAKKVSAAGEPDRWEIFTHGGRRPTGIDALEFAGEVVALGAGEILLTSMDRDGTKAGFDIALTRAVADAVPVPVIASGGVGTLDHLVDGVRDGHATAVLAASIFHFGTFTIGQAKAHMAAAGLPMRMDLAA